The Brassica oleracea var. oleracea cultivar TO1000 unplaced genomic scaffold, BOL UnpScaffold02541, whole genome shotgun sequence region GAACCCTTACAAAGTTTATTGATGTACCGTACGAGGTTATCGGCCTCTTCGGTTCTCTGCTCGAGCGTCCATCTGAAGCTCTTCTGACACGTCACGTGAGATGCCACCActctcctcatcttcttccactGTTCGCCTTGTGGCTCTACGGCAATGGTTAAGTACCCGCGGCTGCTGTACTCCGTGCCCATAGTTAGCGGTCTGGTGGCGAAAATGGAGTCTTGCTTCTTCAGAATCTCCCGTGCAATCCGCGGGGATGTCACGGGAATCACGTGAGTATTGGCGAGACGGATACATGCAATATCAGTGTTGAGTTCTCCCATGAGGGAATGTATCCAACGAAACACCGGTTTGTTCCTCCATAGTATTTCCGGTAGGTTTCCAATTATAGGCCAGGGTTTTGGTCCGGGAGGGATAGGGAGGTTTCTTGTGTATGAAGTCACCAACACGGTTTTCTTCGATTCCTTACGCTTCACTGTGAATGTAAGGATGAGAAAACCTAGAATAAACGCAAGCAATGAGGTGGAGTCGAGCATTGTTACTCAACTTGGGAAAATTATATCTTAGGTTGTGTTGGAGTTTGAATGgaatagtttttatttgtttttgaagtGAGGTGATGAGGAATTAGCAAGGCTAGCTATATATAGGCACTAGCTCTTGTTGTAATCGGTGGGA contains the following coding sequences:
- the LOC106321702 gene encoding phenylalanine N-monooxygenase-like; translated protein: MLDSTSLLAFILGFLILTFTVKRKESKKTVLVTSYTRNLPIPPGPKPWPIIGNLPEILWRNKPVFRWIHSLMGELNTDIACIRLANTHVIPVTSPRIAREILKKQDSIFATRPLTMGTEYSSRGYLTIAVEPQGEQWKKMRRVVASHVTCQKSFRWTLEQRTEEADNLVRYINKLCKGSEGIDVRHVVRQYSGNVARKMLFGVRHFGKGSEDGSGPGFEEIEHVDSLFKVVTHLYAFALSDYVPWLRFLD